The following DNA comes from Eriocheir sinensis breed Jianghai 21 chromosome 37, ASM2467909v1, whole genome shotgun sequence.
CCCTTCCCGGGAGTGTTGTGGCAGGTTGTGGGGTGTGTGGCTGTGTTGCGACGTTGCAACTGTCTAGTGGCCGCGGATTCAGGGATCCGCGCCTGCCCGAGTCCGAAGACCGCAGAGGCGGATGCGGAAGCAACAGAAGGCGGCCACATTGAGAACAGCGGCGGCGGCCGGGGCAACTGTGATCAGCAGCATGGCCCCGCCGTAAGACTGAGAAAAGTCCACCATGGCTCCCACCACCGGAGGTCCCACCAGCGCCCCGATGCCCGTCACGAAGAGGAGGCAACCCAGCACGTGGCCTACGCCCTGTCCCGTCGTGAGATGTGAAGGCATGAGGGCATACGTCACGCTGTGCAGGCCGCACGCCATGCCGAAGCCAACCATGGCGGCGATGAGCTGGCTGGAAACGGAGGCTGTGGCGGCGAAACCGATGGTGGCAGCGAGCAGCagctgaactgaactgaacagcaGCATCGGTTGACACCCGCGGCCTACCAGCAGGCCGGCCATGACGCGGCCCAGCAGGTCTCCGGCACCACTGCCCGCCAGCGCCGAGGAGAAAGCGGCGCCCAGTCCTTCCAACTCTGCCCAGTCCCGCAACACCGCGAACACAGTGGTGGTGGCCATGGTGCTCAGGAAGCAGGAGCCCGCCAGCAGGCAGAAGGCCGGCGAACACAGCACCTGCCTCGGACTCTGACGCTGCTCCTCTCTCTCCGTCCGTGCCTCTGCTGCCGGACCCTCCTTCTCAGatcctgcttcttctttctccccgtcGTGCAACAAGAAGCGGCAGGGCGGCGGCCGCTGGGATGTATAAAGAGTGGAGGCGAAGACACACAGGTGGAGGTAGAGGCCGGCACAGATGACCATGGCGCCGCGCCACCCGTAGTGacccaccaacacctccatctTAGGGCCCAGCAGCAGGACGCCGCACCCTGACCCCGCCATGGCCACGCCCATCGCCAGGGCGTGGCGCCGCACCCAGAACTGGGAGAGGCCCACCACCCAGCCTGAGAAGGTGAAGCTGGTGCCCATGCCTGCAAGAGATGTCACTCATCACATAAAACTGCCTTTCTTCCTCAGTTCCTCTCACCAACGCATGAGCGGCGTGTCTGACACTCACCGTTCAGCACGCtgtagaagaggaagatatagTTGAGGTTCGGCGCGAAGGCGGAGCCCAGGTAGCCGAGCGCCGCGAGCAGGCCGCCCAGGTTTAGCGTGGCGCGCGTGCCCCAGCGTGCCAGCGCCCAGCCGCCGAGGGGGCCGCTGAACATGAATACCGCCGTGTTGGAGGAGTAGACCCAGCCCGTCCTGGCGCGAGACTCCTTGAACGTCGCCAGCAACTCCACGAAGAACACGCTGAACGAGTAATATATGgctgtagggagagagagagagagagagagagagagagagagagagagagagagagagagagagagagagagagagagagagagagagagagagagagagagagagagagagagagagagagagagagagagagagaaactttaaattactgaaaa
Coding sequences within:
- the LOC127008239 gene encoding monocarboxylate transporter 13-like, encoding MAPQNTSLGVREELNGVEGVGSALVGGVTIDIHASTHLAPDLSCPASTPLPPTAPHTNKPPAAPPSAKEDQETTCLVDDGGGSDGASTSTRCSCRSPDVDGGWSWVVLVAAFLQFFVTSAIYYSFSVFFVELLATFKESRARTGWVYSSNTAVFMFSGPLGGWALARWGTRATLNLGGLLAALGYLGSAFAPNLNYIFLFYSVLNGMGTSFTFSGWVVGLSQFWVRRHALAMGVAMAGSGCGVLLLGPKMEVLVGHYGWRGAMVICAGLYLHLCVFASTLYTSQRPPPCRFLLHDGEKEEAGSEKEGPAAEARTEREEQRQSPRQVLCSPAFCLLAGSCFLSTMATTTVFAVLRDWAELEGLGAAFSSALAGSGAGDLLGRVMAGLLVGRGCQPMLLFSSVQLLLAATIGFAATASVSSQLIAAMVGFGMACGLHSVTYALMPSHLTTGQGVGHVLGCLLFVTGIGALVGPPVVGAMVDFSQSYGGAMLLITVAPAAAAVLNVAAFCCFRIRLCGLRTRAGADP